A region of Lycium barbarum isolate Lr01 chromosome 1, ASM1917538v2, whole genome shotgun sequence DNA encodes the following proteins:
- the LOC132642328 gene encoding non-specific lipid transfer protein GPI-anchored 5-like has product MANQRNKISVLLIVFAMIWARVIAQESDDCTNVLISMLPCMNYITDNSSPEFSGCCTQLSTVVDKKPECLCQVLNGGGSNLGLNINQTQASTLTTACKVQTPPANRCKGRGSASQGGSNDATSTNMAAPISFLFLFIASYASIINVA; this is encoded by the exons ATGGCCAATCAAAGGAATAAAATTAGTGTTCTCTTGATCGTGTTCGCGATGATCTGGGCAAGAGTAATTGCTCAAGAAAGTGATGACTGCACGAACGTGTTGATCAGCATGTTGCCTTGCATGAACTACATCACGGACAACTCCTCGCCAGAATTTTCAGGTTGCTGCACGCAGCTTAGCACGGTGGTTGATAAAAAGCCAGAGTGCTTGTGCCAGGTCCTCAATGGGGGTGGCTCCAATCTTGGACTCAACATTAACCAGACTCAGGCTTCGACCCTCACTACTGCTTGCAAAGTTCAGACTCCACCTGCCAACCGCTGCAAAG GACGTGGATCCGCATCACAAGGAGGTTCCAATGATGCGACTTCAACCAATATGGCAGCTCCTATTTCCTTCTTGTTTCTCTTTATTGCTTCTTATGCTTCAATAATCAACGTGGCCTGA
- the LOC132613928 gene encoding non-specific lipid transfer protein GPI-anchored 5-like, which translates to MASRKNKICMALVAIILVSMISRGAMAQSNCMNALFSMYSCLSYVTGSTSKTPSSSCCSALSGVLQSQPRCLCTIANGGGSSLGVQINQTLALALPAACNLQTPPVSRCYAGNGPAMPPMPMGSPVGSPERSPEDETVDLPMPGLEDNWEN; encoded by the exons ATGGCATCAAGAAAGAACAAAATTTGCATGGCTTTAGTTGCAATTATATTAGTGAGCATGATTTCAAGAGGAGCAATGGCTCAATCTAACTGCATGAATGCATTGTTTAGTATGTATTCATGCCTTAGCTATGTCACCGGATCAACTTCAAAAACGCCGTCGAGTTCTTGCTGCTCAGCCCTCTCTGGGGTGCTGCAATCGCAGCCTAGGTGCCTTTGCACCATTGCTAACGGTGGCGGTTCGTCGTTAGGTGTCCAAATTAATCAAACTCTTGCACTTGCTTTGCCTGCTGCATGTAACCTGCAAACTCCTCCTGTTAGCAGATGTTATG CTGGTAATGGACCGGCAATGCCTCCAATGCCAATGGGTTCTCCAGTGGGCTCACCAGAGCGTTCACCAGAGGACGAGACTGTGGATCTTCCAATGCCAG GGCTTGAAGACAATTGGGAGAACTAG
- the LOC132642382 gene encoding non-specific lipid transfer protein GPI-anchored 21-like, translating into MEGLKFLKNSQQLVSILAIVLMIFSTQLVSGQNGTACSAAMLRSFSPCINFISNGGSNNSSPTSDCCRSLKYVMSNGTDCLCLIVTGNVPFRVPINRTLAISLPKACKMAGVPLQCKASPSPNPAPGPATLRPTESPRSSQRPRSPTESPRSSQRPRSPPSPSPEATNVPQPFTPPSGPVADKTPDLSPPPTDSVGDPDTNSGFKPNLIPSAAQSCQRFSVLVLLAACGVMALQFN; encoded by the exons ATGGAAGGGTTGAAATTCTTAAAGAATTCTCAACAGTTAGTGTCAATTTTGGCCATTGTCTTAATGATTTTCAGCACTCAATTAGTTTCAGGGCAGAATGGTACAGCGTGTAGCGCGGCAATGCTACGTAGTTTTAGCCCTTGCATAAACTTTATTAGCAATGGTGGGAGCAATAATTCTTCACCAACTTCAGATTGCTGCCGATCTCTCAAGTATGTCATGAGCAATGGCACAGATTGCCTCTGCCTTATTGTTACTGGAAATGTTCCTTTTCGCGTTCCCATTAACAGGACTTTAGCAATTTCCCTCCCTAAAGCTTGTAAAATGGCTGGTGTCCCCCTCCAGTGCAAAG CATCACCTTCCCCTAATCCAGCTCCAG GTCCAGCTACCTTAAGACCAACAGAATCTCCTAGGTCATCTCAAAGGCCAAGGTCACCAACAGAATCTCCTAGGTCATCTCAAAGGCCTAGGTCACCTCCATCTCCTAGTCCTGAAG CTACTAATGTACCTCAGCCATTCACACCTCCTTCGGGACCAGTGGCTGATAAAACACCAGATTTATCACCACCTCCAACAGACAGCGTTGGAGACCCTGATACAAATTCCGGATTTAAGCCTAATTTGATACCATCAGCAGCTCAGAGTTGCCAGAGATTTTCAGTATTAGTTCTTCTAGCAGCCTGTGGAGTAATGGCTTTGCAGTTTAACTGA
- the LOC132642256 gene encoding protein CDC73 homolog, whose amino-acid sequence MDPLTLLREYTIRNELHKISRIGDDYRFSNDYTFPCTIETAYRSKHVAANRYTLETLINFITNHHLKHTEYIQQSRSLRITPVTLPDRKPLLDYLTGKTASSDSIEFLKFSHDTSANDTPANDTSSNVIGLGAVNNQSPIELIRSVEKPLKDREAILYCKNRDFYSVFTAALRRDEERQKVESLQRKDGLVAKNRIDRGFGGGGGDEVVGKMHLKGSKIGEGVPIILVPSAFSTLITIYNVKEFLEDGVFIPTDEKLKQMKGSKPDCITVQKKFSRDRVVTAYEVRDKPSALKAEDWDRVVAVFVLGKEWQFKDWPFKDHVEIFNRIVGFFLRFEDDSVESAKTVKQWNVKIISISKNKRHQDRAAALEVWDKLEEFMRSRSH is encoded by the exons ATGGATCCTCTCACACTCCTTCGCGAATACACAATCCGCAACGAACTCCACAAAATCAGCCGCATAGGCGACGACTACCGTTTCAGCAACGACTACACTTTCCCTTGTACAATCGAAACCGCATATCGTTCCAAACACGTGGCAGCCAATCGCTACACTCTCGAAACCCTAATCAATTTCATCACTAATCACCACCTTAAACACACCGAGTACATCCAACAGTCTCGTTCCTTACGTATTACCCCCGTCACCTTACCCGACCGTAAACCCCTCTTAGATTACCTCACCGGCAAAACAGCATCCTCCGACTCCATCGAATTCCTCAAATTCAGCCACGACACGTCAGCAAACGACACGCCAGCAAATGACACGTCATCAAATGTGATTGGGTTGGGTGCTGTTAATAATCAGAGTCCTATTGAGTTGATTAGGTCCGTGGAGAAGCCATTGAAGGATAGGGAGGCGATTTTGTATTGTAAAAACAGGGATTTTTATAGTGTTTTTACGGCGGCTTTGAGGAGAGATGAGGAGCGACAAAAGGTTGAATCTTTACAGAGGAAAGACGGGTTGGTTGCGAAAAATCGGATTGATAGAGGGTTTGGTGGGGGTGGTGGTGATGAAGTGGTTGGGAAAATGCATTTGAAAGGGAGTAAGATAGGGGAAGGGGTACCCATTATATTGGTTCCGAGCGCGTTTTCGACCTTGATTACTATTTATAATGTGAAGGAGTTTTTGGAGGATGGGGTGTTTATACCTACTGATGAGAAGTTGAAGCAAATGAAAGGGTCGAAACCGGATTGTATAACGGTGCAGAAGAAGTTTAGTAGGGATAGGGTGGTTACGGCGTATGAGGTGAGGGATAAGCCGTCTGCGTTGAAGGCGGAGGATTGGGATCGTGTGGTGGCGGTTTTCGTGTTGGGGAAAGAATGGCAGTTTAAAGATTGGCCTTTTAAGGATCATGTTGAGATCTTTAATAGGA TTGTAGGATTTTTCTTGCGTTTTGAGGATGACAGCGTGGAGTCTGCAAAGACTGTGAAGCAATGGAATGTGAAGATTATTTCG ATTAGTAAGAACAAACGCCACCAGGACAGAGCTGCAGCACTTGAGGTGTGGGACAAACTTGAAGAATTTATGCGGTCCCGGTCACATTGA